GCCTTATGCCATGAGCGCCTGGGGGATCTTTATGGTGTCCCAGAGCTTCAAGGGCACGCCCAACGATTACCTGTACGCCGCGCGTCTGGATCATGCCAGCCTGTGGGCCATTCTGCGTCACGTCATGATGCCGCTGAACAAGTCCATTCTGGCAATCGTGGCGTTATTTACCTTCTCAAGCTCGTGGGACAACTTCCTCTGGCCGCTGATTGTCATGCGCGATGCCGACAAAATGCCGTTTTCGGTACTGTTGGCCACCTTCAGTAAATCCTACGGCGTTTATCTGGGGCCAGTGATGGCGGGGGCCGTGGTGCAAATGCTGCCGGTCATCGTGCTGTTTATCCTGTTCCGGAAATATTTCCTGCAGGGCATGTCGTTATCACTGAAATAAGGAACGTACGGTGAACAAGCAACCCTGGTGGCAGGCCTGTACCTGCTACCAAATTTATCTGCCCTCGTTTTGCGATGGCAACGACGACGGGCTGGGTGATTTCCCCGGTCTGCTCTCAAAAGTGGATTACCTGAGTACGTTAGGCATCGGTGCCATCTGGATCACCCCGTTTTATCCCTCTCCTCTGGTGGATAACGGATACGACATCAGTGATTACTGCGCCGTCGACCCACGGTTCGGCACGCTGACCGATTTTCGCGACGTCGTTCATCGCTGCCATGAAAAGGGGATCCGCGTCATTATCGATCTGGTGCTTAATCATGTCTCTTCGCAGCATCCGTGGTTTCAGGATGCCTGGAATAATCCCGCAAGCCGCTACAGGGACTATTTTCTTTTCAGCGCCCACCCTAACAACTGGGAGTCATTTTTTTCCGGCAGCGCCTGGAGCCCGGAGCCGGACACCGGTGAGTTTTACTACCATAAATTCGCGCCAGAGCAGGTCGATTTAAACTGGGCGAACCCTGCGGTAGAGCAGGAAATGTTTCAGGTGATCGATTTCTGGCAGGCGCTGGGCGTCGATGGCTTCCGCTTCGACGTGATTAACTTCCTCAGCACACGCGGCATCGGGCCTGACAATCCGGAGGAAGCTGGAGTACAACAGCATGAGCATGATGTGAATCAGCCGGGGCTTATCGGCACGCTGCAGCGCATATGCCAACATGCCAGGCAGCAACCTGATGTTTTCCTGATCGGCGAAATTGGCAGCGAGGAGAGGGAGATTCTGGCGCGTTATCAGGACCCGTTGCTGATGGACGTGGTCTTCAACTTCAATATTGGCAGCCAGAAAACATTCGATGCGGCACGCCTGTGCGACGAAATTAATGCCACGCTGGCGCTGCAGTCTGGTCTGCCGACGCTGTTCTTTTCCAGCCACGATATGCCGCGCATGATTAGCCGCTTCGGTGAAGGCCCGCACGACACCGCCCGGGCGTTGGCCGTTCTGGCGCTACAGCTGACCGTGCGCGGTGTGCCGTTTATTTTTCAGGGCGACGAGTTGGGGATGCCAGACTACGTGCCTCAGACGGTCGAGCAGATTTTTGATATTCAGGGAAAAACCTACTACGACACGGCCATGAGGCAGGGGTGCAGTGCCGCCGATGCGCTGGCGCGGGCCATTGAACATTCCCGGGATGGGTCCCGCGCCCCCTTCCTCTGGCGCGACGCCCCGTTTGCGGGCTTTTCCACCCGCA
This region of Enterobacter cancerogenus genomic DNA includes:
- a CDS encoding alpha-glucosidase, which encodes MNKQPWWQACTCYQIYLPSFCDGNDDGLGDFPGLLSKVDYLSTLGIGAIWITPFYPSPLVDNGYDISDYCAVDPRFGTLTDFRDVVHRCHEKGIRVIIDLVLNHVSSQHPWFQDAWNNPASRYRDYFLFSAHPNNWESFFSGSAWSPEPDTGEFYYHKFAPEQVDLNWANPAVEQEMFQVIDFWQALGVDGFRFDVINFLSTRGIGPDNPEEAGVQQHEHDVNQPGLIGTLQRICQHARQQPDVFLIGEIGSEEREILARYQDPLLMDVVFNFNIGSQKTFDAARLCDEINATLALQSGLPTLFFSSHDMPRMISRFGEGPHDTARALAVLALQLTVRGVPFIFQGDELGMPDYVPQTVEQIFDIQGKTYYDTAMRQGCSAADALARAIEHSRDGSRAPFLWRDAPFAGFSTRTPWMPVSQNYPFLNAEHQLSTPGSLWHQYQTFIALRATIGALQHGECSPLTRHKACVWFTRTTTQEQVWVAVNFGQPVPNPLWAIEADVLYGQNAQQLDKNQILIKRSVYEETR